Proteins co-encoded in one SAR202 cluster bacterium genomic window:
- a CDS encoding DUF3037 domain-containing protein, with product MVSSNKIPYEFRLIYYTRNAAAGERVNIGLIFWSPRIEYFWYKLNERYGRLSSIYPGFDGIGYRRLVASLNHVLGKLDPKAGRAVSHLEAKSDSFLHEMLSASVFSLSNVVGI from the coding sequence ATGGTAAGTAGCAACAAGATACCTTATGAGTTTCGTCTGATTTACTATACGAGGAATGCGGCTGCTGGCGAGCGAGTAAATATAGGACTTATTTTTTGGAGTCCTCGAATTGAGTACTTTTGGTACAAACTGAATGAAAGATATGGACGCCTCTCCTCTATCTACCCAGGATTTGACGGTATTGGCTACAGAAGACTCGTTGCGAGCCTCAATCATGTTTTAGGCAAACTTGATCCTAAAGCGGGAAGGGCAGTGTCGCATTTAGAGGCAAAGTCAGACAGTTTCTTACATGAGATGCTGTCGGCTAGTGTTTTTTCATTGAGTAATGTGGTTGGGATATGA